The following are from one region of the Lineus longissimus chromosome 19, tnLinLong1.2, whole genome shotgun sequence genome:
- the LOC135503033 gene encoding neo-calmodulin-like: protein MGNKLDTILHFMRKNKITDIRDLVHARNSMNNLLQNGGPGAILTRHINIDELQYSVSSLVEKMSEKEIKEYKEHFSFFDKNNDGTITATEIGTVLRSLNMNPSEQELAAMIQEVDKDGNGTIEFPEFLDMMARQKAKDSKLTEDDIVQAFKMFDKDNNGFISLTELRDIMTTLGEALTTKELEAMVREADMDGDGQIDYKEFSKILCGVMEKA, encoded by the exons ATGGGGAACAAACTGGACACAATCTTGCACTTCATGCGGAAGAACAAAATCACCGACATCCGGGACCTTGTGCATGCGCGGAACTCGATGAACAATTTACTTCAAAATGGCGGTCCTGGCGCCATCTTAACCCGACATATAAACATTGACGAATTGCAGTACAGCGTTTCATCTTTG GTTGAAAAGATGTCGGAGAAAGAGATCAAAG AATACAAAGAACACTTCTCCTTTTTCGACAAGAACAATGACGGAACGATCACTGCGACCGAGATCGGCACAGTGCTGCGGTCACTCAACATGAATCCTTCCGAGCAAGAACTGGCAGCCATGATACAGGAAGTAGACAAAGACG GTAACGGTACGATAGAGTTCCCGGAGTTCCTGGACATGATGGCGCGTCAAAAAGCGAAGGATTCAAAACTGACAGAAGACGACATCGTGCAGGCGTTCAAAATGTTTGATAAAGACAATAATGGGTTTATTAGTTTGACAGAGTTACGGGACATTATGACGACGCTTGGGGAGGCGCTGACAACAAAAGAATTGGAGGCAATGGTTCGAGAGGCTGACATGGACGGCGATGGACAGATTGATTACAAAG aGTTTTCGAAAATACTTTGCGGGGTAATGGAGAAGGCGTAA
- the LOC135503104 gene encoding uncharacterized protein LOC135503104, whose protein sequence is MLWRYCMHALFQWWRFIFGFFQWMGWRLNGTAGMLDTIWNGAAYEMSAHVMKISWRFKPDRFWRNSTQDYIATHVGFEHPDVVRKKTISLYAVTPSEAVFVEVPEDVELYNCKKTPLLYIRQHEAAVRIIRMPISSFNKLADVIGDPDEKTVVFLHFVARSGSTLLMQILTTFHGEKRAISISEAGSDSQLISDRGKYSDDEFKRVFRNTFRLICKDPASLIAMKMSFPDSLELAPLIKETFPKFHQFFSYRNALPLNRSKALLYSQIVNFKSMNFAQRWPLFAQLLRLPREQRLRDYYGDKMYQRLKGYLPNFTMYQTICIHTAIQFEAYQSQFKNGVGVRGVKYEDIRTEPKMALEKILDHIGLAKHRYQVPEMLKAMEEDAHINGIPECMSKRHAVDHDNVLPVESAMPATISQIDDLCSALGLPLLSRQHPLEGTITDATVSPRL, encoded by the exons ATGTTGTGGAGATACTGTATGCACGCCCTCTTTCAGTGGTGGAGGTTCATATTCGGATTCTTCCAGTGGATGGGATGGCGTTTGAATGGAACTGCAGGTATGCTGGACACTATCTGGAATGGCGCAGCCTACGAAATGTCGGCACACGTGATGAAGATTTCTTGGCGGTTCAAACCCGATCGTTTCTGGCGAAACTCTACCCAGGATTACATAGCAACCCACGTGGGATTTGAACACCCTGATGTTGTGAGGAAGAAGACAATTTCCTTGTATGCCGTTACACCCTCCGAGGCTGTTTTTGTTGAGGTGCCCGAAGACGTAGAGTTGTACAACTGCAAGAAGACACCATTGTTATATATAAGGCAACACGAGGCGGCAGTTAGAATTATCCGGATGCCCATTTCATCTTTCAACAAACTTGCTGACGTCATCGGTGACCCAGACGAGAAGACCGTGGTCTTCCTGCATTTTGTTGCTCGCAGTGGCTCCACCCTGCTGATGCAGATTCTCACGACATTTCACGGAGAGAAGAGGGCCATAAGCATATCGGAGGCCGGCTCAGATAGCCAGTTGATTTCCGACAGGGGGAAGTATTCCGATGACGAATTCAAACGCGTTTTCCGGAATACGTTTCGTCTGATATGCAAAGATCCAGCGTCGCTTATAGCAATGAAAATGAGTTTCCCCGATTCTTTGGAATTGGCACCCTTGATCAAGGAAACGTTTCCGAAATTCCACCAGTTCTTTTCGTACCGCAATGCATTGCCGCTGAACCGTTCGAAAGCTTTATTATACAGTCAGATCGTCAATTTCAAATCGATGAACTTTGCCCAAAGATGGCCCCTGTTCGCCCAGCTCCTCCGTCTGCCGCGAGAGCAGAGGCTCCGAGATTACTATGGCGACAAGATGTACCAACGGCTGAAAGGTTACCTTCCAAACTTCACGATGTATCAGACCATCTGCATCCACACTGCGATCCAGTTCGAAGCCTACCAATCACAGTTTAAAAATGGCGTCGGGGTAAGAGGTGTCAAATATGAGGACATCCGAACAGAACCTAAGATGGCACTTGAGAAGATCTTGGACCACATTGGATTGGCAAAGCACAGATATCAG GTACCGGAAATGCTTAAAGCAATGGAGGAAGACGCGCACATAAACGGGATCCCAGAATGCATGAGCAAGAGGCACGCTGTGGATCACGATAACGTACTTCCGGTCGAGTCTGCCATGCCTGCTACCATCTCGCAGATCGATGACCTCTGTAGCGCGTTGGGTCTACCCCTGCTTTCGAGGCAGCATCCTTTGGAGGGGACGATCACTGACGCCACGGTGTCTCCAAGATTATGA